Within the Clostridium scatologenes genome, the region GGTTGCTTTCAGAATAAAAGCACATTTAAGAAGAAATATATACATAAAAAACGAATTGTCTTTAAAAAAAGATAAAATATCTTTTGATGATATCGTTATTGATTTTCAAAAAGGAGAACTATTAAAATCTGGTCAAAATATAGTACTCACTCGTAAAGAATATCATTTGCTGTGCTATATGGCTCAAAATGCCAATCAAATATTGACCAAGCAAATGATATGTAATGAAGTTTGGAACGATGACTATGAAGGGTATGACAACACTATAATGGTTCATATGAGAAAACTTAGGCAAAAACTAGAAAAAGACCCTTCTAATCCTAAGTACATTATTACTGTAAAAGGACTTGGATACAAGCTCCATACATCAAAATAATAACAATTCAATCATGATAGAAAAATTACGCATCCATTTTAAAAGTCCAATTATATTTTTCAAAAGTCCAATTTTACTCTAGCCTTTGAGGTGAAAATATATGAAAATTTTAAATAAAATCAGAACCAATTGGTCCATTACAACAAAATTTCTAGTAACACTAATATTTATAATAATAATTGAATTCTTTGTAAACCTTCTTTTTTTTAGATTTACGATCATATATACTAAAAAGAATTTAAATACACTTAGTCCTGAAAGTTTTACATTGAATTTTTCTGAGTACATAAATTTTAAAGATAATAAGCCTTTTTTAATTGAAAATGCAAAAAAACAAATATCAAATAACGATACTTGGATTCAGATAATAGATGAAAATCTTAAAGAAGTATACTCTTTTAGAAAACCAAAAGAAGTTCCTTCTAGCTATAAGCCAATAGATTTAGTTCATATCCATAAGTATGATATAGCAAATAGTTCCGTATTTATGAGTGAAAAAAAGTACAATAATAAAAGTTTTGCTTATATTATAGGTTTTCCTTTTAATCGTGTTGCAAAATACACTTTAACTTTTAATCCTAGTAACACTCAAAACTTTATAGGAGGTGAATTTATAGTTTTAATGGCTATAAATATAGTAATTGCAGTGATTGCCTCCTATTTTATATTTGGCAAAAGAATGGGTAAGCCTCTTGATATTATAATAAATGGTATTGACACACTTTCCAAAGGAAACTATGAAATAAGTTATTCAGAATATGGAATTTATAAAAATGTATTTACCAATTTAAATAATTTAAGTAAAACTCTTAAGGAAAATAAAGAGAAGAGAGAGGAAATAGAAAAAATGCGTGAACTTTGGATTTCTTCTATTTCTCATGATATAAAAACACCCTTATCTTCTATAAAAGGATATTCTGAAATCATGAAAGACTCTGATTATATTTTTTCCAATGATGAAATTGTTGAGTATTCAGAAATAATATACAGCAAGTCTTTATACATTCAAACTCTAATAGAAGATTTAAATTTTACTTACAAACTAAAAAATAAAGTAATTCCTTTAAAAAGAGAAAAAATAAATATTACTCTTTTGCTTCAAAACATAATTATAAGCATTTTAAATCATCCCTGTTATCGAAATAGAACTATAAATTTTCACTTTGAGAAAGAAAATATACAAGCCTTTGTGGATGAAAGACTATTTAAAAGAGCATTAAGTAATTTAATTTTTAATGCCTTAATTCACAATGACGAAAATGTTCAGGTAGATATCTCCATTTATGAGAAAGAAAAAATATGTATTACGCTAAGGGATAATGGTAAAGGAATAGCTAAAAAAGATTTAGATTATATTTTTGAAAAATACTACAGAGGTACAAATACTAATACATCAATTGAAGGCTCTGGCTTAGGCATGGCAATTTCTAAACAAATAATAGATGCTCATGGAAGTACTATACGTGTAAAGAGTAATTTAAATAAAGGTACTACCATATGCATAATTGTGTAATTTTATGCATATTTATAAAAATCAGAAACATTGCATGCAATGGCATTTTGCAAGTTTAAGTCCATTTATGACCTTATTGGCACCTAAATTGGCCTTTTAATCATATATTTTTAGCTTTTTTTGAAATAACCATTATATTCTCTTGCAATTTTGTGTTTATTTAATTATAATATAATTATGATAAATATAAATTACGAGGTGAGGCTTATGTACATTGTTTCCGATTTTAAATTTCAATTAAATAAAACAAAAATTATTAATGCGGTTAAGTCTTATTGCCAAACACCTCCTTATGAGGAATTGAGCAAAATCTATGATAACTTACTTCCTGCGCTAAGAGAAATTTCTAAACCTATTGGTATTTTTAAGATAGATAATCAAATTGGAGAAATAAATTCTACTGTACTCAATAAATGTTCTCATATAGTTTATGCTTTAGTAACTATTGGAGAAGGTTCTGTAAAAAAAGTAGATAATCTTTTTGAAGAAGGTAAATTTTATGAAGCTTTATTACTAGATGCTATGGCTAGTTCATATCTCTTTAGCGTAAGTTCAGAGTTTTTTAATACTATATATGAAACTGCTAAAAATATGAATTTAGGTCTTACTTGCAAAATTGCTCCAGGTGATGGAGAAATTGATTTGGAATATCAAAAAGATATAGTAGATAAATTTGCTAATGAAGATATTCATGGCATAAGCATAATTGATAAGTACATGATTTATCCTTCAAAATCTATGTCATATGTATATGGTGCTGATAAAAGCATAGCTTTTAATCGTAGGGATCATTCCTGTGAAAATTGCTATAATAAATTTTGCACTATGAGAGACACTTCTGGAAGTGTAAAAGGCCCATTTCTAAAAGAATCAAATTGTGCTTAAAAAATTGGAGAATGGAAATCTTATCCATTCTCTTTTATTATTTATTCATATTT harbors:
- a CDS encoding response regulator transcription factor; amino-acid sequence: MYNILDRKILLIDDEIELLKLMETVLKKEGFRRIAKATNGTDGIKACKMENPDIIVLDVMMPDIDGFDVCKHIREFSFVPVIFLSAKSDDVDKILALGLGADDYVTKPFSPKEVAFRIKAHLRRNIYIKNELSLKKDKISFDDIVIDFQKGELLKSGQNIVLTRKEYHLLCYMAQNANQILTKQMICNEVWNDDYEGYDNTIMVHMRKLRQKLEKDPSNPKYIITVKGLGYKLHTSK
- a CDS encoding sensor histidine kinase translates to MKILNKIRTNWSITTKFLVTLIFIIIIEFFVNLLFFRFTIIYTKKNLNTLSPESFTLNFSEYINFKDNKPFLIENAKKQISNNDTWIQIIDENLKEVYSFRKPKEVPSSYKPIDLVHIHKYDIANSSVFMSEKKYNNKSFAYIIGFPFNRVAKYTLTFNPSNTQNFIGGEFIVLMAINIVIAVIASYFIFGKRMGKPLDIIINGIDTLSKGNYEISYSEYGIYKNVFTNLNNLSKTLKENKEKREEIEKMRELWISSISHDIKTPLSSIKGYSEIMKDSDYIFSNDEIVEYSEIIYSKSLYIQTLIEDLNFTYKLKNKVIPLKREKINITLLLQNIIISILNHPCYRNRTINFHFEKENIQAFVDERLFKRALSNLIFNALIHNDENVQVDISIYEKEKICITLRDNGKGIAKKDLDYIFEKYYRGTNTNTSIEGSGLGMAISKQIIDAHGSTIRVKSNLNKGTTICIIV